From the Theobroma cacao cultivar B97-61/B2 chromosome 2, Criollo_cocoa_genome_V2, whole genome shotgun sequence genome, one window contains:
- the LOC18608356 gene encoding probable serine/threonine-protein kinase NAK isoform X1: MLQQVEEGKSTRKKSFFRMGLCWGSPADNPTPSTTGHLSSVTSQTASNTISSGTSRGSNISRSSGFSALSGDEAFPNGQILPTPNLRIFSFAELKAATKNFRPDMVLGEGGFGKVFKGWLDEKAPGKNGSGNLIAVKKLNSESLQGFEEWQSEVNFLGRLYHPHLVRLLGYCWEDKELLLVYEFMQKGSLENHLFGRGATVKSLEWDIRLKIAIGAAKGLSFLHTSDKQVIYRDFKASNILLDGSYTAKISDFGLAKFGPSASQSHVTTRVMGTYGYAAPEYVATGHLYVKSDVYGFGVVLVEILTGLRALDPNRPSGRHNLVDWVKPYLSDRRKLKSLMDHRLEGKYPSKAAFRIAHLALKCLAPEPKHRPSMKEVVETLEQIESANEKPKEPRNRSARHTTSRHGRQPLQHQSPLAPKHEAGRAYQNPPRVR; encoded by the exons ATGCTCCAACAAGTGGAGGAAGGGAAGAGCACAAGGAAAAAGAGTTTTTTCAGGATGGGACTTTGCTGGGGTTCTCCAGCTGATAATCCAACACCGAGCACGACTGGTCATCTCAGTTCAG TGACATCTCAGACAGCCAGCAACACAATATCCTCTGGAACATCTAGGGGCAGTAATATCTCCAGGAGCAGCGGATTCTCAGCCTTGAGTGGAGATGAGGCTTTTCCAAATGGGCAGATCTTGCCCACTCCTAATCTAAGGATCTTCAGTTTTGCAGAACTGAAGGCTGCAACTAAGAATTTTAGGCCTGATATGGTGCTTGGGGAGGGAGGCTTTGGTAAAGTCTTCAAAGGTTGGCTTGATGAGAAGGCACCAGGGAAGAATGGAAGTGGAAACCTCATTGCTGTCAAAAAACTGAACTCTGAGAGCTTGCAAGGATTTGAGGAATGGCAG TCAGAGGTAAATTTCTTAGGAAGGTTGTATCATCCTCACCTTGTAAGGCTGCTGGGATACTGTTGGGAGGATAAAGAGCTTCTTCTTGTTTATGAGTTTATGCAGAAGGGCAGCTTGGAAAACCATCTCTTTGGAA GGGGTGCTACTGTTAAATCACTTGAATGGGATATACGGCTTAAAATTGCAATAGGAGCAGCGAAGGGCCTGTCTTTCTTGCACACATCAGACAAGCAAGTAATTTACAGAGATTTCAAAGCATCAAATATACTGCTTGATGGG TCTTATACTGCCAAGATATCAGATTTTGGGTTGGCCAAATTTGGTCCTTCAGCTAGCCAATCACATGTAACAACAAGGGTCATGGGTACATATGGTTATGCAGCTCCAGAATATGTTGCTACAG GACACTTATATGTAAAGAGCGATGTGTACGGTTTTGGTGTTGTTTTAGTTGAAATATTAACAGGCTTGCGAGCACTTGATCCAAACCGCCCAAGCGGGCGACATAATCTGGTGGATTGGGTAAAGCCATATTTATCTGACAGAAGAAAACTGAAGAGCCTAATGGACCATCGGTTGGAGGGTAAATATCCTTCCAAAGCTGCATTTCGAATAGCCCATCTTGCTTTAAAATGTCTTGCACCTGAACCTAAACATCGTCCATCAATGAAAGAAGTTGTAGAGACTTTGGAACAGATTGAATCTGCAAATGAAAAGCCAAAAGAGCCAAGAAATCGTTCTGCACGTCACACAACTAGCAGACATGGCCGGCAGCCATTACAGCATCAATCTCCACTTGCTCCAAAGCATGAAGCAGGTCGTGCATATCAGAACCCACCTCGGGTGAGGTGA
- the LOC18608356 gene encoding probable serine/threonine-protein kinase NAK isoform X2 yields MGLCWGSPADNPTPSTTGHLSSVTSQTASNTISSGTSRGSNISRSSGFSALSGDEAFPNGQILPTPNLRIFSFAELKAATKNFRPDMVLGEGGFGKVFKGWLDEKAPGKNGSGNLIAVKKLNSESLQGFEEWQSEVNFLGRLYHPHLVRLLGYCWEDKELLLVYEFMQKGSLENHLFGRGATVKSLEWDIRLKIAIGAAKGLSFLHTSDKQVIYRDFKASNILLDGSYTAKISDFGLAKFGPSASQSHVTTRVMGTYGYAAPEYVATGHLYVKSDVYGFGVVLVEILTGLRALDPNRPSGRHNLVDWVKPYLSDRRKLKSLMDHRLEGKYPSKAAFRIAHLALKCLAPEPKHRPSMKEVVETLEQIESANEKPKEPRNRSARHTTSRHGRQPLQHQSPLAPKHEAGRAYQNPPRVR; encoded by the exons ATGGGACTTTGCTGGGGTTCTCCAGCTGATAATCCAACACCGAGCACGACTGGTCATCTCAGTTCAG TGACATCTCAGACAGCCAGCAACACAATATCCTCTGGAACATCTAGGGGCAGTAATATCTCCAGGAGCAGCGGATTCTCAGCCTTGAGTGGAGATGAGGCTTTTCCAAATGGGCAGATCTTGCCCACTCCTAATCTAAGGATCTTCAGTTTTGCAGAACTGAAGGCTGCAACTAAGAATTTTAGGCCTGATATGGTGCTTGGGGAGGGAGGCTTTGGTAAAGTCTTCAAAGGTTGGCTTGATGAGAAGGCACCAGGGAAGAATGGAAGTGGAAACCTCATTGCTGTCAAAAAACTGAACTCTGAGAGCTTGCAAGGATTTGAGGAATGGCAG TCAGAGGTAAATTTCTTAGGAAGGTTGTATCATCCTCACCTTGTAAGGCTGCTGGGATACTGTTGGGAGGATAAAGAGCTTCTTCTTGTTTATGAGTTTATGCAGAAGGGCAGCTTGGAAAACCATCTCTTTGGAA GGGGTGCTACTGTTAAATCACTTGAATGGGATATACGGCTTAAAATTGCAATAGGAGCAGCGAAGGGCCTGTCTTTCTTGCACACATCAGACAAGCAAGTAATTTACAGAGATTTCAAAGCATCAAATATACTGCTTGATGGG TCTTATACTGCCAAGATATCAGATTTTGGGTTGGCCAAATTTGGTCCTTCAGCTAGCCAATCACATGTAACAACAAGGGTCATGGGTACATATGGTTATGCAGCTCCAGAATATGTTGCTACAG GACACTTATATGTAAAGAGCGATGTGTACGGTTTTGGTGTTGTTTTAGTTGAAATATTAACAGGCTTGCGAGCACTTGATCCAAACCGCCCAAGCGGGCGACATAATCTGGTGGATTGGGTAAAGCCATATTTATCTGACAGAAGAAAACTGAAGAGCCTAATGGACCATCGGTTGGAGGGTAAATATCCTTCCAAAGCTGCATTTCGAATAGCCCATCTTGCTTTAAAATGTCTTGCACCTGAACCTAAACATCGTCCATCAATGAAAGAAGTTGTAGAGACTTTGGAACAGATTGAATCTGCAAATGAAAAGCCAAAAGAGCCAAGAAATCGTTCTGCACGTCACACAACTAGCAGACATGGCCGGCAGCCATTACAGCATCAATCTCCACTTGCTCCAAAGCATGAAGCAGGTCGTGCATATCAGAACCCACCTCGGGTGAGGTGA
- the LOC18608357 gene encoding uncharacterized protein LOC18608357 isoform X2 yields MGKIVEKKKKKKGRPSLLDLQKRTLKEQQQQQQQQNQLNRKRNVSAPQITPNYDSATATPLRRSNRRNHNHSPEDNDEEDDDDEEEEEDEEGEELAGKKRREKKLKLVLKLPSSQQKSPVNSESRGSGSNLEESNAGSSHKKRKINSIGDGSAVADSKKEEKSVSGAKPTTNSQGGQLDSGPSTALPDKKLLLFILDRLQKKDTYGAFSEPADPKELPDYHEVIEHPMDFATIRKKLASSAYANLEQFEKDVFLLCSNAMQYNAPDTIYFRQARSIQELAKKNFENLRQDSDDNEAEQKVVQRGRPPTKNFKKPLGRPSLEERSAPEFSSDATLASGAENSMLVNHDMRKGLLPSDKSSFADSSGKFYGSRNDVYSGWFPENRSDRSDEGSMLKGYMMKHGKRNFVLDENRRNTYKLFHPSVAAPEASVLTTFDGERKQLLTVGVYLEHGYTRSLARFAANLGHVAWKIASKKIEKSLPPGVNFGPGWVGENDVPAQKPLLLPSVSLPPGPLTASQPCFVRQSSCSASSSCAQERREDKPSDKPEADNLSETHVPSIHSISGGHLSKPIPASGSSSSSRLAANKSPECQNEKTESSVGLTSGTGFNMTNSSAGAVRPWPPFRIHQSPVIHPGMNGHNGAYGFNLPAQMAKIIGTARPSGFSFQSSQMLDTVSRTATNFVHPGTANSNSDDSKVSENSCIKNPSSPLPNSGCERVASPRSGLHPQASWQGLSPHQKPDSRLSPQQKPGSRLSPQQKPDSVPPDLNIRFQSPGSPSSSRVDSAQPDLALQL; encoded by the exons ATGGGTAAGATagtggagaagaagaagaagaagaaaggaaggcCTTCTCTTTTGGATCTCCAAAAACGCACCCTTAAAGAACAACAACAACAGCAGCAACAACAGAATCAACtgaatagaaaaagaaatgtttCTGCCCCCCAAATTACTCCTAATTACGACTCTGCCACTGCCACTCCTCTCCGTCGATCCAACCGCCGGAATCACAATCATTCGCCGGAGGATAACGATGAGGAAGACGACGATgacgaagaagaagaagaagacgaagaaggagaagaattGGCCGGGAAAAAGCGACGCGAGAAGAAGCTGAAGCTCGTCCTTAAGTTGCCTTCCTCGCAGCAAAAATCGCCGGTTAATTCAGAATCCCGCGGCTCCGGTTCGAATCTCGAGGAGAGTAACGCGGGTTCGAGCCACAAGAAGAGGAAAATCAATTCGATCGGGGATGGATCTGCGGTTGCTGATTCCAAAAAG gAAGAGAAGTCTGTTTCTGGTGCAAAACCCACAACTAACAGCCAAG GTGGTCAGTTGGATTCGGGACCCTCAACGGCTTTACCGGATAAAAAGTTGTTACTATTCATCCTAGACAGGCTTCAAAA gAAGGACACTTATGGCGCGTTTTCGGAGCCAGCGGACCCTAAAGAG CTACCAGACTACCATGAAGTTATTGAGCATCCGATGGATTTTGCAACTATTAGGAAGAAACTTGCTAGCAGTGCTTATGCCAACTTAGAACAGTTTGAG AAAGATGTTTTCCTCCTATGTTCGAATGCAATGCAGTATAATGCACCTGATACTATATATTTTCGACAG GCACGATCCATACAAGAGCTAGCAAAAAAgaactttgaaaatttaagGCAGGATAGTGATGATAATGAAGCAGAACAAAAGGTGGTACAGAGAGGCAGACCACCAACTAAGAATTTCAAGAAGCCGCTGGGCAGGCCTTCCTTGGAGGAGCGTTCTGCGCCAGAATTTTCCTCGGATGCCACCCTTGCTTCTGGGGCAGAGAACTCCATGTTGGTCAATCATGACATGAGAAAAGGACTTCTCCCCTCTGACAAGTCTAGTTTTGCAGATTCATCTGGAAAATTTTATGGTTCTCGCAATGATGTTTATTCTGGCTGGTTTCCTGAAAACAGATCTGATAGAAGTGATGAAG GTTCTATGTTAAAAGGTTATATGATGAAgcatggaaaaaggaattttgtGCTGGATGAGAATAGACGTAACACATATAAGCTATTTCACCCATCAGTTGCTGCACCTGAGGCATCTGTGTTGACTACTTTTGATGGAGAGAGGAAGCAGCTTCTGACT GTGGGGGTATACTTAGAGCATGGTTATACACGAAGCCTAGCTCGATTTGCTGCAAACCTTGGTCATGTTGCCTGGAAAATTGCTTctaaaaagatagaaaagtCTTTACCACCTGGAGTAAATTTTGGTCCTGGATGGGTTGGGGAAAATGATGTTCCAGCACAGAAACCACTGCTACTACCTTCAGTCTCACTTCCACCAGGCCCGCTGACAGCATCACAGCCCTGCTTTGTTCGTCAAAGTTCCTGTTCTGCTAGTTCTTCTTGCGCCCAGGAGAGAAGAGAAGATAAACCATCCGACAAGCCTGAAGCAGATAATTTGTCTGAGACACATGTTCCTTCAATTCACTCTATTTCAGGTGGCCATTTAAGTAAGCCTATACCTGCATCTGGCAGTTCCTCTTCATCCCGTTTGGCTGCTAATAAATCTCCTGAATGCCAGAATGAAAAGACAGAATCCAGTGTGGGATTGACTTCTGGTACTGGTTTTAACATGACAAACAGCAGTGCAGGAGCAGTTAGGCCGTGGCCTCCCTTCCGGATTCATCAAAGTCCTGTAATTCATCCTGGCATGAATGGACATAATGGTGCTTATGGGTTTAACCTTCCAGCTCAGATGGCGAAAATAATTGGGACTGCCAGGCCTTCTGGGTTCAGTTTCCAGTCATCTCAGATGCTTGACACTGTCTCAAGGACTGCCACTAACTTTGTCCATCCAGGAACTGCAAACTCAAACTCTGATGACTCTAAAGTTTCAGAAAATTCATGTATAAAGAATCCCAGCAGTCCCTTACCAAATTCAGGGTGTGAAAGAGTGGCATCCCCAAGATCAGGGCTTCATCCACAGGCATCATGGCAAGGATTATCACCACATCAGAAACCAGACTCAAGGTTGTCACCACAGCAAAAACCAGGCTCAAGGTTGTCACCACAACAGAAACCAGATTCAGTCCCACCCGACCTGAATATCAGATTTCAGTCTCCTGGGTCACCTAGTTCTAGTCGAGTTGATTCAGCTCAGCCAGATTTAGCATTGCAGCTCTGA
- the LOC18608357 gene encoding uncharacterized protein LOC18608357 isoform X1, with protein sequence MGKIVEKKKKKKGRPSLLDLQKRTLKEQQQQQQQQNQLNRKRNVSAPQITPNYDSATATPLRRSNRRNHNHSPEDNDEEDDDDEEEEEDEEGEELAGKKRREKKLKLVLKLPSSQQKSPVNSESRGSGSNLEESNAGSSHKKRKINSIGDGSAVADSKKEEKSVSGAKPTTNSQGGQLDSGPSTALPDKKLLLFILDRLQKKDTYGAFSEPADPKELPDYHEVIEHPMDFATIRKKLASSAYANLEQFEKDVFLLCSNAMQYNAPDTIYFRQARSIQELAKKNFENLRQDSDDNEAEQKVVQRGRPPTKNFKKPLGRPSLEERSAPEFSSDATLASGAENSMLVNHDMRKGLLPSDKSSFADSSGKFYGSRNDVYSGWFPENRSDRSDEGTGQTLDVSGSMLKGYMMKHGKRNFVLDENRRNTYKLFHPSVAAPEASVLTTFDGERKQLLTVGVYLEHGYTRSLARFAANLGHVAWKIASKKIEKSLPPGVNFGPGWVGENDVPAQKPLLLPSVSLPPGPLTASQPCFVRQSSCSASSSCAQERREDKPSDKPEADNLSETHVPSIHSISGGHLSKPIPASGSSSSSRLAANKSPECQNEKTESSVGLTSGTGFNMTNSSAGAVRPWPPFRIHQSPVIHPGMNGHNGAYGFNLPAQMAKIIGTARPSGFSFQSSQMLDTVSRTATNFVHPGTANSNSDDSKVSENSCIKNPSSPLPNSGCERVASPRSGLHPQASWQGLSPHQKPDSRLSPQQKPGSRLSPQQKPDSVPPDLNIRFQSPGSPSSSRVDSAQPDLALQL encoded by the exons ATGGGTAAGATagtggagaagaagaagaagaagaaaggaaggcCTTCTCTTTTGGATCTCCAAAAACGCACCCTTAAAGAACAACAACAACAGCAGCAACAACAGAATCAACtgaatagaaaaagaaatgtttCTGCCCCCCAAATTACTCCTAATTACGACTCTGCCACTGCCACTCCTCTCCGTCGATCCAACCGCCGGAATCACAATCATTCGCCGGAGGATAACGATGAGGAAGACGACGATgacgaagaagaagaagaagacgaagaaggagaagaattGGCCGGGAAAAAGCGACGCGAGAAGAAGCTGAAGCTCGTCCTTAAGTTGCCTTCCTCGCAGCAAAAATCGCCGGTTAATTCAGAATCCCGCGGCTCCGGTTCGAATCTCGAGGAGAGTAACGCGGGTTCGAGCCACAAGAAGAGGAAAATCAATTCGATCGGGGATGGATCTGCGGTTGCTGATTCCAAAAAG gAAGAGAAGTCTGTTTCTGGTGCAAAACCCACAACTAACAGCCAAG GTGGTCAGTTGGATTCGGGACCCTCAACGGCTTTACCGGATAAAAAGTTGTTACTATTCATCCTAGACAGGCTTCAAAA gAAGGACACTTATGGCGCGTTTTCGGAGCCAGCGGACCCTAAAGAG CTACCAGACTACCATGAAGTTATTGAGCATCCGATGGATTTTGCAACTATTAGGAAGAAACTTGCTAGCAGTGCTTATGCCAACTTAGAACAGTTTGAG AAAGATGTTTTCCTCCTATGTTCGAATGCAATGCAGTATAATGCACCTGATACTATATATTTTCGACAG GCACGATCCATACAAGAGCTAGCAAAAAAgaactttgaaaatttaagGCAGGATAGTGATGATAATGAAGCAGAACAAAAGGTGGTACAGAGAGGCAGACCACCAACTAAGAATTTCAAGAAGCCGCTGGGCAGGCCTTCCTTGGAGGAGCGTTCTGCGCCAGAATTTTCCTCGGATGCCACCCTTGCTTCTGGGGCAGAGAACTCCATGTTGGTCAATCATGACATGAGAAAAGGACTTCTCCCCTCTGACAAGTCTAGTTTTGCAGATTCATCTGGAAAATTTTATGGTTCTCGCAATGATGTTTATTCTGGCTGGTTTCCTGAAAACAGATCTGATAGAAGTGATGAAGGTACAGGTCAAACACTAGATGTTTCAG GTTCTATGTTAAAAGGTTATATGATGAAgcatggaaaaaggaattttgtGCTGGATGAGAATAGACGTAACACATATAAGCTATTTCACCCATCAGTTGCTGCACCTGAGGCATCTGTGTTGACTACTTTTGATGGAGAGAGGAAGCAGCTTCTGACT GTGGGGGTATACTTAGAGCATGGTTATACACGAAGCCTAGCTCGATTTGCTGCAAACCTTGGTCATGTTGCCTGGAAAATTGCTTctaaaaagatagaaaagtCTTTACCACCTGGAGTAAATTTTGGTCCTGGATGGGTTGGGGAAAATGATGTTCCAGCACAGAAACCACTGCTACTACCTTCAGTCTCACTTCCACCAGGCCCGCTGACAGCATCACAGCCCTGCTTTGTTCGTCAAAGTTCCTGTTCTGCTAGTTCTTCTTGCGCCCAGGAGAGAAGAGAAGATAAACCATCCGACAAGCCTGAAGCAGATAATTTGTCTGAGACACATGTTCCTTCAATTCACTCTATTTCAGGTGGCCATTTAAGTAAGCCTATACCTGCATCTGGCAGTTCCTCTTCATCCCGTTTGGCTGCTAATAAATCTCCTGAATGCCAGAATGAAAAGACAGAATCCAGTGTGGGATTGACTTCTGGTACTGGTTTTAACATGACAAACAGCAGTGCAGGAGCAGTTAGGCCGTGGCCTCCCTTCCGGATTCATCAAAGTCCTGTAATTCATCCTGGCATGAATGGACATAATGGTGCTTATGGGTTTAACCTTCCAGCTCAGATGGCGAAAATAATTGGGACTGCCAGGCCTTCTGGGTTCAGTTTCCAGTCATCTCAGATGCTTGACACTGTCTCAAGGACTGCCACTAACTTTGTCCATCCAGGAACTGCAAACTCAAACTCTGATGACTCTAAAGTTTCAGAAAATTCATGTATAAAGAATCCCAGCAGTCCCTTACCAAATTCAGGGTGTGAAAGAGTGGCATCCCCAAGATCAGGGCTTCATCCACAGGCATCATGGCAAGGATTATCACCACATCAGAAACCAGACTCAAGGTTGTCACCACAGCAAAAACCAGGCTCAAGGTTGTCACCACAACAGAAACCAGATTCAGTCCCACCCGACCTGAATATCAGATTTCAGTCTCCTGGGTCACCTAGTTCTAGTCGAGTTGATTCAGCTCAGCCAGATTTAGCATTGCAGCTCTGA
- the LOC18608358 gene encoding transport and Golgi organization 2 homolog isoform X1: MCIAVFMWEAHPLYPFLLFLNRDEYHSRPTEPLGWWEGGEILGGRDGEAGGTWLAFSRDGRLAFITNVRELQSIPRAKSRGHLPVRFLQISTSPCEALQDWKGQLKLVPSFFNCQSKDYMGSCLGELLGSKKKPIEFAEEVVKEANEYNGFNLILIDLCSKSMVYVTNRPKENGNFVTEVSPGIHVLSNASLNSPWPKAQRLGHSFKEVLARYGEDELPLKETVAELLMDRTKDDSSMLPGIFPPEVEYHLSSIYIDVSRPQGRYGTRNQSALSVKSNGEVCFHERYLEKDLWKEQTVTYQIEMAK; this comes from the exons ATGTGCATTGCGGTGTTTATGTGGGAAGCTCACCCACTCTACCCTTTCCTTTTATTTCTCAACAGAGACGAGTACCACAGCAG GCCGACAGAGCCATTGGGATGGTGGGAGGGTGGGGAGATTCTAGGAGGAAGAGATGGAGAGGCTGGAGGTACATGGTTGGCTTTCTCGAGGGATGGAAGGTTGGCCTTTATCACCAACGTTAGGGAACTCCAATCTATTCCTCGAGCTAAAAGCAGAGGACACCTCCCTGTTCGTTTCTTGCAG ATAAGCACAAGTCCGTGTGAGGCTCTCCAAGATTGGAAAGGCCAATTAAAGCTTGTTCCCAGTTTCTTTAATTGCCAGAGCAAAGATTATATGGGTTCTTGTCTTGGGGAACTACTGGGA AGCAAGAAGAAGCCCATTGAATTTGCTGAAGAAGTGGTGAAGGAGGCAAATGAATATAATGGGTTCAACCTGATATTGATTGATCTTTGTTCAAAATCCATGGTTTATGTAACAAACAGACCAAAGGAAAATGGCAACTTTGTCACAGAGGTTTCACCTGGGATCCATGTGCTATCAAACGCAAGCCTAAACTCACCTTGGCCCAAG GCTCAACGGTTGGGTCATAGTTTCAAGGAGGTCTTGGCAAGGTACGGGGAAGATGAACTTCCCCTTAAAGAGACGGTTGCAGAACTGCTGATGGACAGGACGAAAGATGATTCAAGCATGCTACCAGGCATATTTCCTCCTGAGGTTGAATACCATTTAAGTTCCATATATATAGATGTCAGTCGTCCCCAG GGGCGTTATGGCACCAGAAACCAGTCCGCGTTGTCTGTGAAATCAAATGGGGAGGTCTGCTTTCATGAAAGATATCTGGAGAAGGATCTCTGGAAAGAGCAGACGGTAACTTACCAAATAGAGATGGCAAAATAG
- the LOC18608358 gene encoding transport and Golgi organization 2 homolog isoform X2, with product MCIAVFMWEAHPLYPFLLFLNRDEYHSRPTEPLGWWEGGEILGGRDGEAGGTWLAFSRDGRLAFITNVRELQSIPRAKSRGHLPVRFLQSKKKPIEFAEEVVKEANEYNGFNLILIDLCSKSMVYVTNRPKENGNFVTEVSPGIHVLSNASLNSPWPKAQRLGHSFKEVLARYGEDELPLKETVAELLMDRTKDDSSMLPGIFPPEVEYHLSSIYIDVSRPQGRYGTRNQSALSVKSNGEVCFHERYLEKDLWKEQTVTYQIEMAK from the exons ATGTGCATTGCGGTGTTTATGTGGGAAGCTCACCCACTCTACCCTTTCCTTTTATTTCTCAACAGAGACGAGTACCACAGCAG GCCGACAGAGCCATTGGGATGGTGGGAGGGTGGGGAGATTCTAGGAGGAAGAGATGGAGAGGCTGGAGGTACATGGTTGGCTTTCTCGAGGGATGGAAGGTTGGCCTTTATCACCAACGTTAGGGAACTCCAATCTATTCCTCGAGCTAAAAGCAGAGGACACCTCCCTGTTCGTTTCTTGCAG AGCAAGAAGAAGCCCATTGAATTTGCTGAAGAAGTGGTGAAGGAGGCAAATGAATATAATGGGTTCAACCTGATATTGATTGATCTTTGTTCAAAATCCATGGTTTATGTAACAAACAGACCAAAGGAAAATGGCAACTTTGTCACAGAGGTTTCACCTGGGATCCATGTGCTATCAAACGCAAGCCTAAACTCACCTTGGCCCAAG GCTCAACGGTTGGGTCATAGTTTCAAGGAGGTCTTGGCAAGGTACGGGGAAGATGAACTTCCCCTTAAAGAGACGGTTGCAGAACTGCTGATGGACAGGACGAAAGATGATTCAAGCATGCTACCAGGCATATTTCCTCCTGAGGTTGAATACCATTTAAGTTCCATATATATAGATGTCAGTCGTCCCCAG GGGCGTTATGGCACCAGAAACCAGTCCGCGTTGTCTGTGAAATCAAATGGGGAGGTCTGCTTTCATGAAAGATATCTGGAGAAGGATCTCTGGAAAGAGCAGACGGTAACTTACCAAATAGAGATGGCAAAATAG
- the LOC18608359 gene encoding metallothionein-like protein 4A, translating into MADTRAEVRRVAMCNDSCGCPSPCPGGGACRCTASEATSGTDHKRCSCGEHCGCNPCTCTKAEVSGTGKLVCKCGTGCTCVTCAS; encoded by the exons ATGGCGGATACCAGGGCTGAAGTTAGACGGGTCGCCATGTGTAACGACAGTTGTGGCTGTCCTTCTCCATGCCCCGGTGGCGGGGCTTGCAG GTGCACAGCAAGCGAGGCTACGAGTGGGACAGACCACAAGCGGTGCTCGTGCGGGGAGCATTGTGGGTGCAATCCATGCACATGCACCAAGGCTGAAGTCAGTGGGACCGGAAAGCTGGTTTGCAAGTGTGGCACGGGTTGCACCTGCGTCACTTGTGCCTCTTGA
- the LOC18608361 gene encoding protein EXORDIUM-like 5 — translation MEERKKPSKISLHYFLCFFLLLTLSATSSVAATTTTKPKEQTLNTQKAEYFNPKLPPRTLSTSKKFEGSSNLVDLRYHMGPVLSSSPINIYLIWYGRWSLSQKLLIKDFITSISPSATPASSPYPSVSEWWKTVSFYTDQTGANVSRTVVIAKEHTDARYSHGSHLTRLSVQQVIATAVKTAPFPVDHRNGIYLILTSHDVTVQDFCRAVCGFHYFTFPSMVGYTLPYAWIGNSGKQCPEVCAYPFAVPGYMGGGGPGALAPPNGDVGVDGMISVIAHELAELATNPLVNAWYAGEDPTAPTEIGDLCEGLYGTGGGGGYIGQVMRDGKGRTFNMNGNKGRKYLVQWVWSPVLKACAGPNALD, via the coding sequence atggaagaaagaaaaaaacccaGCAAAATATCTCTTCATTATTTCTTATGTTTCTTTCTATTACTCACATTATCTGCTACTTCTTCAGTAGCAGCAACAACGACAACAAAGCCAAAGGAGCAAACTTTGAACACCCAAAAAGCTGAATACTTTAACCCCAAGCTTCCACCGAGAACTCTGTCCACTTCCAAAAAGTTCGAAGGCTCATCAAACCTTGTCGACCTTCGTTACCACATGGGTCCTGTCCTTTCCTCTTCACCGATCAACATCTACCTCATTTGGTATGGTCGTTGGTCCCTTTCCCAAAAACTCCTCATCAAAGACTTCATAACCTCCATCTCCCCTTCCGCCACTCCAGCTTCGTCACCTTACCCTTCCGTTTCCGAGTGGTGGAAAACCGTTTCTTTTTACACCGACCAAACCGGTGCCAACGTTTCCCGAACCGTTGTCATAGCTAAAGAACACACCGACGCGCGCTATTCCCACGGTTCCCACCTCACGCGCCTCTCCGTCCAACAAGTTATTGCCACCGCCGTCAAAACCGCTCCTTTCCCCGTCGACCACCGTAACGGAATCTACTTAATCCTCACCTCCCATGACGTCACCGTTCAAGACTTTTGCCGTGCCGTCTGCGGCTTCCATTACTTCACATTCCCGTCCATGGTGGGTTACACTTTACCCTACGCTTGGATCGGGAACTCGGGGAAACAATGCCCCGAGGTCTGCGCTTACCCCTTTGCCGTTCCGGGCTACATGGGCGGGGGTGGGCCAGGGGCATTGGCCCCACCGAACGGAGACGTCGGCGTGGACGGGATGATTAGTGTGATTGCTCACGAATTGGCTGAGCTGGCGACGAATCCGCTGGTCAACGCGTGGTACGCCGGGGAGGATCCGACGGCGCCGACGGAGATTGGGGATCTTTGTGAAGGGTTGTATGGAACGGGTGGAGGAGGAGGGTATATCGGTCAAGTAATGAGAGATGGAAAAGGGAGGACTTTTAACATGAATGGGAATAAAGGAAGGAAATATTTGGTGCAGTGGGTTTGGAGTCCTGTGTTGAAAGCTTGTGCTGGTCCAAATGCTTtggattaa